The Micromonospora sp. Llam0 genome includes a window with the following:
- a CDS encoding winged helix-turn-helix domain-containing protein has protein sequence MPTPSQPAEPVFRRIMRDIETAIATGDLKPGDKIPSTSELREQYECSAPTVRQALARLQERGVLQGHQGRGVYVNSAPD, from the coding sequence GTGCCGACCCCCTCCCAGCCCGCTGAGCCGGTCTTCCGGCGGATCATGCGCGACATCGAGACCGCCATCGCCACCGGCGACCTCAAACCCGGCGACAAGATCCCATCCACTTCGGAACTCCGCGAACAGTACGAATGTTCAGCACCCACCGTCCGCCAAGCCCTCGCCCGTCTCCAGGAACGCGGCGTCCTTCAAGGCCACCAAGGCCGAGGCGTCTACGTCAACAGTGCGCCGGACTGA
- a CDS encoding ABC transporter substrate-binding protein, whose protein sequence is MVRTITRRRLLAGGAVVAAGVAASACGRLPAPGPAAVQKVTVLTGAGFQGREAPLLVARAQGWFRDEGLAMEVLPGKGSGENLKLLAAGQVDVATLDVNAAMIEASTSGGIRDFRLTSVLHQRNLGCSRRHSATA, encoded by the coding sequence ATGGTCCGTACGATCACTCGCCGCCGGCTACTCGCCGGTGGTGCCGTTGTCGCGGCTGGGGTAGCTGCCTCGGCTTGCGGTCGGTTGCCCGCTCCCGGCCCCGCCGCTGTGCAGAAGGTCACGGTGTTGACGGGTGCCGGGTTCCAGGGGCGGGAAGCGCCGCTGCTGGTGGCGCGGGCGCAGGGTTGGTTCCGCGACGAGGGCCTGGCCATGGAGGTGCTGCCGGGCAAGGGGTCGGGCGAGAACCTGAAGCTGCTGGCGGCCGGGCAGGTCGACGTGGCGACGCTCGATGTGAACGCCGCGATGATCGAGGCCAGCACATCCGGCGGCATCCGGGACTTCCGGCTGACATCGGTGCTGCACCAGCGGAACCTGGGGTGCTCACGCCGCCATTCGGCCACCGCGTAG